TTGAGCATGTTTGATACTTAACGTTAAGCGTGCGGGTGCGACTCTGTCAACAGTAATATTTAGATATGGATTTTTTAGATTCTCTGGAAGCTGCTTTTGAAGGGCAGTGGGCGGTAGAGCGTGAAGCGGAGGCGCACGAATTAGCCGAGGCTGCTCGTCTCAGCATTAACTTGGCTGATCTGATACGCGAGCAGCAAGGTAGGCGTGTTGATCTGGAACTATTTTCCGGGGCGCGGATTGCTGGGCTGGCGGTAGAGGTGAATTCTGCCTGGGCGCAGGTTGTAGATCAGGCAGGGAATCGGACGGTTGTTGCGTTGGCTGCAATAGCGGCGATGGGTGCTCCGGGGCGTGCTGGAACCGTTGAATCTTTGTTGCAGTCTAGGCAGAAAATCGGCATGGTTATGCGTGAAATTGCAAGATCGGGGCGTGTGGTGCTGGTGACCTCTGTAGCGGGGCAGCAGTGGCGAGGTCGACTGTCCGGGGTTGGGGCCGACTATCTAGAGCTAGACAGGAGATGTGCTGTGCGGCTGGCCGTTATTGAGAGCGTGCGAGTGTGTTAGAGGTTTTTAGCTTTTTCCGCTGAGGCTGCGTATGCATTCTGAATGTAGTCTTCGAGGACAGACTTCTCTATCCTCCACTGCTTGCGTCCGCCAACTTGGATGGCTGGAAGTTCGCCCGATTTGATCATGGCACGGACCCCTTGCTCTGAAAGGGCAAGTAAATCGGCCACGTCAGAGATTGTGTAAAATCTAGGTTCCATGTTGCCTATTATGCCCATTTAGTATGTTTTATGTCTATAGATAATGTATTGTTTGGGTTGCTACGGAAGTGACTTTTCCGCTTTCGCATCGGGAAAAACCCGGGCAAAATAGGAAAGGCAAAAAACGGCAACTGGAGACAAGATGGCTAATGCAATGAGGCTTCGCGATCCCCGACTCCTAGCGGGAATTATTCTGATAATCGGGTCGGCCCTAGCGGGTTGGTTCATTCTAGATCGCTCTGCATCCGGTCCTGCAATGTTGCAGGCAAGAAGTGACTTGGCCGCCGGCACGGTCCTGAGTGAGGCAAATACTATTGTCGCTGATGGTTTTGCAGGGAAGGGCGATATCTACCTAGCGGCTTCAGAACTAAAAGAGAATCGACCGCTGGCGAGGCCGGTAGGAAAAGGGGAGATTATTCCAAAAGCAGCTGTTGCTAATGCTGACGCTGTTACCTCCAGGCCAATGATGGTCACCGCCGCGTCTTCTCTTCCCGCATCCGTCAAGGCCGGTGACCAGATAGAACTGTGGGAGGTGGCAAATTCCGACTCGGGACAATCCCAAGAACCGCAACTTATGTGCGTGGCCGGACTCGTCTCTTCTAAAGAGGACGAGAGGGCGTTCAGTGACGGGGTAAAACTCGAAGTTAGGGTGCCGGGAGAATCCGTTTCCAGAGTGCTAGCCGCACAGGGGAAAGGATCCAA
The genomic region above belongs to Winkia neuii and contains:
- a CDS encoding helix-turn-helix domain-containing protein, which produces MEPRFYTISDVADLLALSEQGVRAMIKSGELPAIQVGGRKQWRIEKSVLEDYIQNAYAASAEKAKNL